The following proteins come from a genomic window of Microtus ochrogaster isolate Prairie Vole_2 chromosome 7, MicOch1.0, whole genome shotgun sequence:
- the Uts2r gene encoding urotensin-2 receptor, with protein sequence MALSLESTTNFPTLTVSETVSELPGGPNVSLNSSWTGPTDRSSLQDLVATGAIGVVLSAMGVVGIVGNVYTLVVMCRFLHASASMYVYVVNLALADLLYLMSIPFIVATYVTKDWHFGDAGCRVLFSLDFLTMHASIFTLTIMSSERYAAVLRPLDTVQRSKGYRKLLALGTWLLALLLTLPMMLAIRLVHRGPKSLCLPSWGPRAHRIYLTLLFGTSIVGPGLVIGLLYVRLARAYWLSQQASFKQTRRLPNPRVLYLIFGIVLLFWACFLPFWLWQLLAQYHEAMPLAPQTARIVNYLTTCLTYGNSCVNPFLYTLLTKNYREYLRGRQRALGSSSCRGPGSAGSFLPSRVHLQQNSGRSVSSSSQQTTETLMLSPVPPSGAFV encoded by the coding sequence ATGGCGCTGAGCCTGGAATCTACAACCAATTTCCCCACGCTGACCGTGTCAGAAACTGTGTCTGAATTGCCTGGCGGCCCCAATGTGTCCCTCAACAGTTCCTGGACTGGCCCAACAGATCGCAGCTCCCTGCAAGACCTGGTGGCCACGGGTGCCATTGGGGTGGTGCTCTCAGCCATGGGTGTGGTGGGCATCGTGGGAAACGTGTACACCCTGGTGGTCATGTGCCGCTTCCTGCACGcctcagcctccatgtatgtctatgtggtCAACCTGGCACTGGCCGACTTGCTGTACCTGATGAGCATCCCCTTCATCGTAGCCACCTACGTAACAAAGGACTGGCACTTTGGAGATGCGGGCTGCCGTGTTCTCTTTAGCCTGGACTTCCTCACCATGCACGCCAGCATCTTCACTCTGACCATAATGAGCAGCGAGCGCTACGCAGCGGTGCTGAGACCTCTGGACACGGTGCAGCGCTCCAAGGGTTACCGTAAGCTGCTGGCACTGGGCACCTGGTTGCTGGCACTGCTGCTGACCTTACCCATGATGCTTGCCATCCGGCTGGTTCACAGAGGCCCCAAGAGCCTTTGCCTGCCATCCTGGGGCCCTCGTGCCCACCGTATTTACCTGACACTTCTCTTCGGGACCAGCATTGTGGGGCCCGGCCTGGTCATTGGGCTGCTTTATGTCCGCCTGGCCAGGGCCTACTGGCTATCTCAGCAAGCCTCTTTCAAGCAGACTCGGCGGCTGCCAAACCCCAGGGTGCTCTACCTCATCTTTGGCATCGTCCTCCTCTTCTGGGCCTGCTTCCTACCCTTCTGGCTGTGGCAGCTGCTGGCCCAGTACCACGAGGCCATGCCACTGGCACCCCAGACTGCACGCATTGTCAACTACCTGACCACTTGCCTCACTTACGGCAACAGCTGCGTCAATCCCTTCCTTTATACACTGCTCACCAAGAACTATCGTGAGTACCTGCGTGGCCGCCAGCGAGCACTGGGTAGTAGCAGTTGCCGTGGCCCAGGGAGTGCTGGCAGTTTCCTGCCCAGCCGAGTCCACCTCCAGCAGAATTCCGGCCGCTCGGTGTCCTCCAGCAGCCAGCAGACCACAGAGACCCTCATGCTGTCCCCAGTTCCTCCTAGTGGGGCCTTCGTCTAA